A genomic window from Micromonospora violae includes:
- a CDS encoding geranylgeranyl reductase family protein, giving the protein MTAVEHDADVIVVGAGPGGSATAYHLARHGVRVLLLEKTEFPREKVCGDGLTPRAVRQLIRMGVDTSPEAGWLHNRGLRVIGGGVRLELDWPELASFPNYGLVRTRLDFDDLLARQAVAAGAKLRTSVNVLGPVLDGDGRVTGVEAEVGPGKEPTTFRAPLVVAADGVSGRFPLALGLAKREDRPIGVAVRRYYRSPAKHEDNYLESWLELRSKDSGDNLLPGYGWIFGLGDGRVNVGLGVLNSSSAFGKTNYRRLLTDWLANTPEDWGMTDEANADGPILGAALPMGFNRVPHYTRGVLLVGDSGGMVNPFNGEGIAYAMESGELAAEVVVQALARPAGPERERALLAYPNELKARLGGYYRLGGIFVKLIGRPEIMRIATKHGMPHPTLMRFVLKLLANLTDPRGGDAMDRVINAMTKAAPAV; this is encoded by the coding sequence ATGACCGCGGTGGAACATGACGCCGACGTCATTGTGGTGGGCGCCGGTCCCGGTGGGTCAGCGACTGCGTACCACCTGGCCCGGCACGGCGTACGGGTGCTGTTGTTGGAGAAGACCGAGTTCCCGCGGGAGAAGGTCTGCGGCGACGGGTTGACCCCACGCGCGGTGCGTCAGCTCATCCGGATGGGTGTGGACACCTCTCCCGAGGCGGGCTGGCTGCACAACCGCGGCCTGCGGGTCATCGGCGGCGGGGTACGCCTCGAACTGGACTGGCCGGAGCTGGCCAGCTTCCCCAACTACGGTCTGGTGCGAACGCGACTGGACTTCGACGACCTGCTCGCCCGGCAAGCGGTGGCCGCCGGCGCGAAGCTGCGGACCAGCGTCAACGTGCTCGGCCCGGTGCTCGACGGCGATGGCCGGGTCACCGGCGTCGAGGCGGAGGTCGGGCCGGGCAAGGAGCCCACCACCTTCCGCGCCCCGCTGGTCGTCGCGGCGGACGGCGTCTCCGGCCGGTTCCCACTCGCGCTCGGGCTGGCCAAGCGGGAGGACCGGCCGATCGGTGTGGCCGTCCGCCGCTACTACCGCTCGCCGGCCAAGCACGAGGACAACTACCTGGAGTCCTGGCTGGAGCTGCGCAGCAAGGACAGCGGCGACAACCTGCTGCCCGGGTACGGCTGGATCTTCGGCCTCGGCGACGGCCGGGTCAACGTCGGCCTCGGCGTGCTCAACTCGTCCTCGGCGTTCGGCAAGACCAACTACCGCCGGTTGCTCACCGACTGGCTCGCCAACACCCCGGAAGACTGGGGGATGACCGACGAGGCCAACGCCGACGGCCCGATCCTCGGCGCCGCGCTGCCGATGGGCTTCAACCGGGTGCCCCACTACACGCGGGGCGTGCTGCTGGTCGGTGACTCGGGCGGCATGGTCAACCCGTTCAACGGTGAGGGCATCGCGTACGCGATGGAGTCCGGCGAACTGGCCGCGGAGGTCGTGGTCCAGGCCCTGGCCCGGCCGGCCGGCCCGGAACGGGAGCGCGCGCTGCTGGCGTACCCGAACGAGTTGAAGGCCCGGCTCGGCGGTTACTACCGGTTGGGCGGCATCTTCGTGAAACTGATCGGCCGCCCCGAGATCATGCGGATCGCCACCAAACACGGCATGCCGCACCCGACGCTGATGCGTTTCGTGCTCAAGCTGTTGGCCAACCTGACCGACCCCCGTGGCGGGGACGCGATGGACCGGGTCATCAACGCGATGACGAAAGCCGCGCCAGCCGTGTAA
- a CDS encoding NADH-quinone oxidoreductase subunit A, whose product MSLSPYAPIIGLFALAAAFSLFSVGAARFAGPRRYNKAKLEAYECGIEPSPQPVGGGRFPIKFYLTAMLFIVFDIEIIFLYPWAVSFDALPIFGFVEMVLFIVAVFVAYAYVWRRGGLDWD is encoded by the coding sequence ATGTCGCTCTCGCCTTACGCACCGATCATCGGGCTGTTCGCCCTCGCCGCGGCGTTCTCGCTGTTTTCCGTTGGCGCCGCCCGCTTCGCCGGTCCCCGTCGCTACAACAAGGCCAAACTCGAGGCTTACGAGTGCGGCATCGAGCCCAGCCCGCAGCCGGTCGGCGGCGGGCGGTTCCCGATCAAGTTCTACCTGACGGCGATGCTCTTCATCGTCTTCGACATCGAGATCATCTTCCTCTACCCCTGGGCGGTCTCGTTCGACGCTCTGCCGATCTTCGGCTTCGTGGAGATGGTCCTGTTCATCGTCGCGGTCTTCGTTGCGTACGCCTACGTGTGGCGGCGCGGCGGCCTGGACTGGGACTGA
- a CDS encoding NuoB/complex I 20 kDa subunit family protein has protein sequence MGIEEKLPAGVLLTSVEKLVNWSRKSSVWGATFGLACCAIEMMAAGGPHYDMGRWGMEVFRASPRQADLMIVAGRVSQKMAPVLRQIYDQMAEPRWVLSMGVCASSGGMFNNYAIVQGVDHVVPVDMYLPGCPPRPEMLIDAILKLREKIMYEPLGPNGRKMLAARQERGDVPVVPYGSMPSSYRNDKARRAEWTQAVREGREEQLRIENWMNAQNHLHPQAGPK, from the coding sequence ATGGGCATCGAGGAGAAGCTTCCCGCCGGCGTCCTGCTCACCTCGGTGGAGAAGCTGGTCAACTGGTCTCGGAAGTCGTCCGTGTGGGGCGCCACCTTCGGCCTGGCCTGCTGCGCCATCGAGATGATGGCCGCCGGTGGTCCGCACTACGACATGGGCCGCTGGGGAATGGAGGTCTTCCGGGCGTCGCCCCGGCAGGCCGACCTGATGATCGTGGCCGGCCGGGTGAGTCAGAAGATGGCCCCGGTGCTGCGCCAGATCTACGACCAGATGGCTGAGCCGCGCTGGGTGCTCTCGATGGGCGTCTGCGCCAGCAGCGGCGGCATGTTCAACAACTACGCGATCGTGCAGGGCGTCGACCACGTGGTGCCGGTCGACATGTACCTGCCGGGCTGTCCGCCCCGGCCGGAGATGCTCATCGACGCGATCCTCAAGCTCCGCGAGAAGATCATGTACGAGCCGCTGGGCCCCAACGGTCGCAAGATGCTCGCGGCCCGCCAGGAGCGCGGCGACGTCCCCGTCGTGCCCTACGGCTCGATGCCTTCCTCGTACCGCAACGACAAGGCCCGGCGTGCCGAGTGGACCCAGGCGGTCCGCGAGGGCCGCGAGGAGCAGTTGCGCATCGAGAACTGGATGAACGCTCAGAACCACCTCCACCCGCAGGCAGGCCCGAAATGA
- a CDS encoding NADH-quinone oxidoreductase subunit C: MTSPTDKPNDGGVPVPVTPVGASSTAPAEYPPASPAGRGMFGNQGTGDVSGYGGLVRQRQPIEEASRPYGGYFDEVRDALEEAYPAFNDAIEKVVVDRGELTLHVRPERIAEVCQVMRDDLALRFELCSSVSGVDYLGADERRLHVVYLLTSMTYRRRVRLEAAVSVEAPHLPSVTAVYPTADWQEREAYDMFGIVFDGHPSLTRILMPDDWEGHPQRKDYPLGGVPVEYKGAEIAPPDRRRSYQ; this comes from the coding sequence ATGACGTCTCCCACGGACAAGCCCAACGACGGCGGGGTGCCGGTACCGGTCACGCCGGTCGGTGCCAGCAGCACCGCCCCGGCCGAGTACCCGCCGGCCAGCCCGGCCGGTCGCGGAATGTTCGGCAACCAGGGCACCGGCGACGTGTCCGGCTACGGCGGCCTGGTCCGCCAGCGCCAGCCCATCGAGGAGGCGTCCCGACCGTACGGGGGCTACTTCGACGAGGTCCGCGACGCGTTGGAGGAGGCGTACCCGGCCTTCAACGACGCGATCGAGAAGGTCGTGGTCGACCGGGGTGAGCTGACCCTGCACGTACGCCCGGAGCGGATCGCCGAGGTCTGCCAGGTCATGCGTGACGATCTGGCGCTGCGCTTCGAGCTGTGCTCCTCGGTGTCCGGGGTGGACTACCTGGGTGCCGACGAGCGCCGGCTGCACGTGGTGTACCTGCTCACCTCGATGACGTACCGGCGGCGGGTGCGGCTGGAGGCCGCCGTCTCCGTCGAGGCCCCGCACCTGCCCAGCGTGACCGCCGTCTACCCGACCGCGGACTGGCAGGAGCGGGAGGCGTACGACATGTTCGGCATCGTCTTCGACGGCCACCCCAGCCTGACCCGGATCCTCATGCCGGACGACTGGGAGGGCCACCCGCAGCGCAAGGACTACCCACTCGGCGGCGTACCCGTCGAGTACAAGGGCGCGGAGATCGCCCCGCCGGACCGGAGGAGGTCCTACCAGTGA
- a CDS encoding NADH-quinone oxidoreductase subunit D, protein MSATSNYASERETDEGRVFTVTGGDWDTIVAGTDPINDERIVVNMGPQHPSTHGVLRLILELEGETVREARSVVGYLHTGIEKNLEYRNWVQGSTFVTRMDYLAPIFNETAYALAVEKLLGITDDITERATTIRVLMMELNRISSHLVWLATTGMELGAISIMLYGFREREYILDIFETITGLRMNHAYVRPGGVAQDVPDEAIVKIREFLKMMPKKLKEYEDLLSGQPIWTERTKNVAVLDVTGCVALGITGPVLRSAGLAWDLRKTMPYCGYETYEFDVPTHPDGDVWGRYQVRLAEIRESMKLVEQALDRLRPGPVMVADRKIAWPAQLAIGVDGMGNSLEHVAKIMGQSMESLIHHFKLVTEGFRVPPGQVYVAIEAPRGELGVHAVSDGGTRPYRVHYREPSFVNLQALPAMAEGGLIADVIAGGASLDPVMGGCDR, encoded by the coding sequence GTGAGCGCGACGTCGAACTACGCCAGCGAGCGCGAGACCGACGAGGGTCGGGTCTTCACCGTCACCGGCGGTGACTGGGACACGATCGTCGCGGGCACCGACCCGATCAACGACGAGCGGATCGTGGTCAACATGGGTCCGCAGCACCCGTCCACGCACGGGGTGTTGCGGCTGATCCTGGAGCTGGAGGGCGAGACGGTCCGCGAGGCCCGCTCGGTCGTCGGCTACCTGCACACCGGCATCGAGAAGAACCTCGAATACCGCAACTGGGTCCAGGGCTCGACGTTCGTGACCCGGATGGACTACCTCGCCCCGATCTTCAACGAGACGGCGTACGCCCTCGCGGTCGAGAAGCTGCTCGGCATCACCGACGACATCACCGAGCGGGCCACCACGATCCGCGTGCTGATGATGGAGCTCAACCGGATCTCGTCGCACCTGGTCTGGCTGGCCACCACCGGCATGGAGCTGGGCGCGATCTCGATCATGCTGTACGGCTTCCGCGAGCGGGAGTACATCCTCGACATCTTCGAGACCATCACCGGTCTGCGGATGAACCACGCGTACGTGCGGCCGGGCGGTGTGGCGCAGGACGTGCCGGATGAGGCGATCGTCAAGATCCGCGAGTTCCTCAAGATGATGCCGAAGAAGCTCAAGGAGTACGAGGACCTCCTCTCCGGCCAGCCGATCTGGACCGAGCGGACGAAGAACGTCGCGGTGCTGGACGTCACCGGCTGTGTGGCGCTCGGCATCACCGGTCCGGTGCTGCGCTCGGCCGGCCTCGCCTGGGACCTGCGCAAGACCATGCCGTACTGCGGTTACGAGACGTACGAGTTCGACGTGCCGACCCACCCCGACGGTGACGTGTGGGGTCGCTACCAGGTCCGGCTCGCCGAGATCCGGGAGTCGATGAAGCTGGTCGAGCAGGCCCTGGACCGGCTCCGTCCGGGCCCGGTGATGGTCGCCGACCGAAAGATCGCCTGGCCGGCGCAGTTGGCCATCGGCGTGGACGGCATGGGCAACTCGCTGGAGCACGTCGCGAAAATCATGGGTCAGTCGATGGAGTCGCTGATCCACCACTTCAAGCTGGTGACCGAGGGCTTCCGGGTCCCGCCCGGCCAGGTGTACGTCGCCATCGAGGCGCCCCGCGGTGAGCTGGGCGTCCACGCGGTCTCCGACGGCGGCACCCGGCCCTACCGGGTGCACTACCGGGAGCCGAGCTTCGTCAACCTTCAGGCCCTTCCGGCGATGGCCGAGGGCGGCCTGATCGCCGACGTGATCGCCGGCGGCGCCTCGTTGGATCCCGTGATGGGTGGTTGTGACCGATGA
- the nuoE gene encoding NADH-quinone oxidoreductase subunit NuoE, translating into MTTTFTEETRERAREIIARYPADRSRSALLPLLHLVQAEEGYVSPAGVAFCAEVLGLNKAQVGAVATFYTMYKRKPTGDFLVSVCTNTMCNVLGGQEVYDTLAEHLGVGHDETTADGTITLEHAECLAACDYGPVMTVNYDFFDGVDAATAVGVVDELRAGGRPMPTRGARLCTLKEMAVQLAGFADERDGAVADGGPGEPTLRGLRLAHQHGVSVPGFDPNTPIRSKAEADKAAAEAKAKAEAAKPAPAEASAAPVKGGDGASAPTGTTAPASRDAQEAQAAGVAANPAAGDGKPAGDSTGEQERNLNEASARVDGANSADANETGAQK; encoded by the coding sequence ATGACGACGACGTTCACTGAGGAGACCCGGGAGCGGGCGCGCGAGATCATCGCCCGCTACCCGGCCGACCGGTCCCGCTCGGCGTTGCTGCCGCTGCTGCACCTGGTGCAGGCCGAGGAGGGGTACGTCTCCCCGGCCGGGGTCGCGTTCTGCGCCGAGGTGCTGGGGCTGAACAAGGCCCAGGTCGGCGCGGTGGCCACCTTCTACACGATGTACAAGCGCAAGCCGACCGGTGACTTCCTGGTCAGCGTCTGCACCAACACGATGTGCAACGTGCTCGGTGGGCAGGAGGTCTACGACACCCTCGCCGAGCACCTGGGCGTCGGGCACGACGAGACCACCGCGGACGGCACGATCACGCTGGAGCACGCCGAGTGCCTGGCGGCGTGCGACTACGGCCCGGTGATGACCGTCAACTACGACTTCTTCGACGGAGTGGACGCCGCCACGGCGGTCGGTGTGGTCGACGAGCTGCGGGCCGGCGGCCGGCCGATGCCGACCCGGGGCGCCCGGCTCTGCACCCTCAAGGAGATGGCGGTGCAGCTCGCCGGTTTCGCCGACGAGCGCGACGGCGCGGTCGCCGACGGCGGGCCGGGCGAGCCCACCCTGCGCGGGCTGCGGCTGGCCCACCAGCACGGCGTCTCGGTGCCGGGCTTCGACCCGAACACCCCGATCCGCAGCAAGGCCGAGGCCGACAAGGCCGCCGCCGAGGCGAAGGCGAAGGCGGAGGCCGCCAAGCCGGCGCCCGCCGAGGCCAGCGCGGCACCGGTCAAGGGTGGCGACGGGGCGTCCGCCCCGACCGGCACCACGGCGCCGGCGTCCCGGGACGCGCAGGAGGCGCAGGCCGCCGGCGTCGCGGCCAACCCGGCGGCCGGCGACGGCAAGCCCGCCGGTGACTCCACCGGCGAGCAGGAGCGCAACCTCAACGAAGCGTCGGCGCGCGTCGATGGCGCGAACTCCGCCGACGCGAACGAAACGGGGGCCCAGAAGTGA
- the nuoF gene encoding NADH-quinone oxidoreductase subunit NuoF → MTTPRPETLAKLTPVLTKRWLSPDAWRIGTYEQLDGYAALRKALKAHPDDLIQLIKDSGLRGRGGAGFPTGLKWGFIPQGDGKPHYLVVNADEGEPGTCKDLPLMTHDPHALVEGVIIASYAIRAARAYIYIRGEAVHAARRLRNAVQEAYDKGYLGRNILRSGYDLELVVHSGAGAYICGEETALLDSLEGFRGQPRLRPPFPATHGLYASPTVVNNVGTIASVPPIVLGGADWWKSMGTEKSSGPMIYSLSGRVANPGQYECSMGVTLRELLELAGGMQPGHNLRFWTPGGSSTPLLAAEHLDVPLDFEGVAAAGSILGTTATQIFSDQDCPVYATYRWLEFYHHESCGKCTPCREGNYWMVRVYRRILAGQGTHEDLDTLLDTCDNILGRSFCGLGDGATSSVTSSLKYFKQDYLDYIEGRKAPMLSEKTLVGAH, encoded by the coding sequence GTGACCACTCCCCGCCCGGAGACGCTGGCCAAGCTGACGCCGGTGCTGACCAAGCGCTGGCTGTCGCCGGACGCCTGGCGGATCGGCACGTACGAGCAGTTGGACGGCTACGCCGCGCTGCGCAAGGCGCTCAAGGCCCACCCGGACGACCTGATCCAGCTGATCAAGGACTCCGGGCTGCGGGGCCGAGGCGGCGCCGGCTTCCCCACCGGCCTCAAGTGGGGCTTCATCCCGCAGGGCGACGGTAAGCCGCACTACCTGGTGGTCAACGCCGACGAGGGCGAGCCGGGCACCTGCAAGGACCTGCCGCTGATGACCCACGACCCGCACGCGCTGGTCGAGGGCGTCATCATCGCGTCGTACGCGATCCGGGCCGCCCGCGCCTACATCTACATCCGGGGCGAGGCGGTGCACGCCGCGCGTCGGCTGCGCAACGCGGTCCAGGAGGCGTACGACAAGGGCTACCTGGGCCGGAACATCCTGCGCAGTGGGTACGACCTGGAGCTGGTGGTGCACTCCGGGGCCGGGGCGTACATCTGCGGCGAGGAGACGGCGCTGCTGGACTCGCTGGAGGGGTTCCGGGGCCAGCCCCGGCTACGCCCGCCGTTCCCGGCCACCCACGGCCTGTACGCCAGCCCGACGGTGGTGAACAACGTCGGCACCATCGCCAGCGTGCCGCCGATCGTGCTCGGTGGGGCCGACTGGTGGAAGAGCATGGGCACCGAGAAGTCCTCCGGGCCGATGATCTACTCGCTCTCCGGCCGGGTCGCCAACCCGGGCCAGTACGAGTGCTCGATGGGTGTCACGCTGCGCGAGCTGCTGGAGCTGGCGGGTGGCATGCAGCCCGGACACAACCTGCGGTTCTGGACCCCGGGCGGCTCGTCCACCCCGCTGCTCGCCGCCGAGCACCTGGACGTGCCGCTGGACTTCGAGGGGGTGGCGGCGGCCGGCTCGATCCTCGGCACCACGGCCACGCAGATCTTCTCCGACCAGGACTGCCCGGTCTACGCGACGTACCGGTGGCTGGAGTTCTACCACCACGAGTCGTGCGGAAAGTGCACCCCGTGCCGCGAGGGCAACTACTGGATGGTCCGGGTCTACCGGCGGATCCTCGCAGGTCAGGGCACCCACGAAGACCTGGACACCCTCCTGGACACCTGCGACAACATCCTCGGCCGCTCGTTCTGCGGTCTGGGTGACGGCGCGACCAGTTCGGTGACCTCCTCGCTGAAGTACTTCAAGCAGGACTACCTCGACTACATCGAGGGACGTAAAGCTCCCATGCTGTCGGAGAAGACCCTGGTAGGGGCGCACTGA
- a CDS encoding NADH-quinone oxidoreductase subunit G translates to MTDVAKQTETVTLTIDGVEVTAPKGTLLIRVAEQMGTEIPRFCDHPLLAPAGACRQCLVEVEGQRKPVASCTQTVADGMVVRTQITSPVAKKAQEGVMELLLLNHPLDCPMCDKGGECPLQNQAMSTGRTDSRFHEHKREYEKPMAISSQVLLDRERCVLCQRCTRFSEEIAGDKFIDLMGRSSAEEINIYRDDAYGAESGEDSGDVPFNSYFSGNTVQICPVGALTGAQYRFRARPFDLVSSPSVCEHCSAGCGQRTDWRRGKVLRRLAGDEPAVNEEWNCDKGRWGFQYTRAADRLTTPLVRDEHTGELREASWSEALTVAAEGLHAARESGQGTAVLTGGRLTVEDAYAYAKFARVALNTNDIDFRARPVSREEADFLASSVAGVTDVTYTDVENAPAVVLVGLEPEEECPILFLRLRKAYLKKTLTVYALAPFATRGLEKLGAKLARVVPGEEASVLAEHATVSEALSAPGAILIVGERLATVPGGLSAAADVARRTGAKLAWVPRRAGDRGAVDAGCLPNLLPGGRLVTEPAARAELGEAWDIPAGVIPSQAGRDTDGILTAAANGQLGALVVGGVDPADLADPRLAESALDAVPFLVSLELRASAVTRRANVVLPVAPVAEKAGSFLDWEGRLRPFDAVLNTSAMTDGRVLDALAALLDVRLGTADVPSVRRELGSLPATRTSRPAAPSVAPGRVPQPNAGEAVLATWHQLVDLGTLTEGDENLAGTARPPVVRLGKGTAEALGVVDGDAVTVGTDRGALTLPAELTEMPDGVVWLPTNSPGSTVRRSLGATSGAVVRISVPAPSTAIPAGRVAADETGLPGPLLNSGGNQ, encoded by the coding sequence ATGACGGACGTAGCCAAGCAGACCGAGACGGTCACCCTCACCATCGACGGCGTCGAGGTCACCGCCCCCAAGGGGACGCTGCTGATCCGGGTCGCCGAGCAGATGGGCACCGAGATCCCCCGGTTCTGCGACCACCCGCTGCTGGCCCCGGCTGGCGCGTGTCGGCAGTGCCTGGTCGAGGTGGAGGGGCAGCGCAAGCCGGTCGCCTCCTGCACCCAGACCGTCGCCGACGGCATGGTCGTGCGTACGCAGATCACCTCCCCGGTGGCCAAGAAGGCGCAGGAGGGGGTGATGGAGCTGCTGCTGCTCAACCACCCGCTGGACTGCCCGATGTGCGACAAGGGCGGTGAGTGCCCGCTGCAGAACCAGGCGATGTCCACCGGCCGCACCGACTCGCGCTTCCACGAGCACAAGCGGGAGTACGAGAAGCCGATGGCGATCAGCAGCCAGGTGCTGCTGGACCGCGAGCGGTGCGTGCTCTGCCAGCGGTGCACCCGGTTCTCCGAGGAGATCGCCGGCGACAAGTTCATCGACCTGATGGGCCGGTCGTCCGCCGAAGAAATCAACATCTACCGGGACGACGCGTACGGCGCGGAGTCCGGGGAGGACAGCGGGGACGTCCCGTTCAACTCCTACTTCTCCGGCAACACCGTCCAGATCTGCCCGGTGGGCGCGCTGACCGGTGCCCAGTACCGCTTCCGCGCCCGCCCGTTCGACCTGGTCTCCAGCCCGAGCGTCTGCGAGCACTGCTCGGCCGGCTGCGGGCAGCGCACCGACTGGCGGCGCGGCAAGGTGCTGCGCCGGCTGGCCGGTGACGAGCCGGCGGTGAACGAGGAGTGGAACTGCGACAAGGGCCGGTGGGGCTTCCAGTACACCCGGGCCGCCGACCGGCTGACCACTCCGCTGGTCCGCGACGAGCACACCGGTGAGCTGCGCGAGGCGTCCTGGAGCGAGGCGCTCACCGTGGCCGCCGAAGGGCTGCACGCGGCCCGGGAGAGCGGGCAGGGCACGGCGGTGCTCACCGGCGGTCGACTGACCGTCGAGGACGCGTACGCGTACGCCAAGTTCGCCCGGGTCGCGTTGAACACCAACGACATCGACTTCCGGGCGCGGCCGGTCTCCCGCGAGGAGGCCGACTTCCTGGCCAGCTCGGTCGCCGGGGTCACCGACGTCACCTACACCGACGTGGAGAACGCGCCGGCGGTGGTGCTGGTCGGCCTGGAGCCCGAGGAGGAGTGCCCGATCCTCTTCCTGCGGCTGCGCAAGGCGTACCTGAAGAAGACCCTGACGGTGTACGCGCTGGCGCCCTTCGCCACCCGCGGCCTGGAGAAGCTCGGTGCCAAGCTGGCCCGGGTGGTGCCGGGCGAGGAGGCCAGCGTGCTCGCCGAGCACGCCACGGTCAGCGAGGCGCTGAGCGCACCGGGCGCGATCCTGATCGTCGGCGAGCGGTTGGCCACCGTGCCGGGTGGGCTCTCCGCCGCGGCCGACGTGGCCCGGCGTACCGGCGCGAAGCTGGCCTGGGTGCCGCGGCGCGCGGGTGACCGCGGCGCGGTCGACGCGGGTTGCCTGCCCAACCTGCTCCCCGGTGGACGGCTGGTCACCGAGCCGGCCGCCCGGGCCGAGCTGGGTGAGGCGTGGGACATCCCGGCCGGGGTGATCCCGAGCCAGGCCGGCCGGGACACCGACGGCATCCTGACCGCGGCGGCCAACGGGCAGCTCGGCGCGCTGGTCGTCGGCGGTGTCGACCCGGCCGACCTGGCCGACCCGCGACTGGCCGAGTCCGCCCTGGACGCGGTGCCGTTCCTGGTCAGCCTGGAGCTGCGGGCCAGCGCGGTGACCCGGCGGGCGAACGTGGTGCTGCCGGTCGCCCCGGTGGCCGAGAAGGCCGGCAGCTTCCTGGACTGGGAGGGCCGGCTGCGCCCGTTCGACGCGGTGTTGAACACCTCCGCGATGACCGACGGCCGGGTGCTCGACGCACTGGCCGCGCTGCTCGACGTGCGCCTCGGCACGGCCGACGTGCCGAGTGTGCGCCGCGAGCTGGGCTCGCTGCCGGCGACGCGGACGTCCCGACCGGCCGCGCCGTCGGTCGCGCCGGGCCGGGTGCCGCAGCCGAACGCTGGGGAGGCCGTCCTGGCCACCTGGCACCAGCTGGTCGACCTGGGCACGTTGACCGAGGGCGACGAGAACCTCGCCGGGACCGCCCGTCCGCCGGTGGTCCGGCTGGGCAAGGGCACCGCCGAGGCGCTCGGTGTGGTCGACGGTGACGCTGTCACGGTCGGCACCGACCGGGGGGCGCTGACCCTGCCGGCGGAACTCACCGAAATGCCGGACGGCGTGGTCTGGCTGCCGACCAACTCACCCGGTTCGACCGTGCGACGCAGCCTCGGGGCGACGTCCGGAGCGGTCGTCCGGATCTCCGTCCCCGCACCGAGTACGGCCATCCCGGCCGGGCGAGTGGCGGCCGACGAGACCGGGCTCCCGGGACCGCTCCTCAATTCCGGGGGTAACCAGTGA
- the nuoH gene encoding NADH-quinone oxidoreductase subunit NuoH translates to MNPIVLAQDPTLADFGRDPWWLVLGKIVFAFAFGLLATLLGVWFERRVVGYMQVRPGPNQVGPFGLLQTLADGLKMAFKEDILPKAADKVVYFFAPTISVICAVTALSVVPFGPMVSIFGHHTPLQVTDVPVAVLLLLACSSMGVYGIVLGGWASGSTYPLLGGLRSSAQMISYEVAMGLSIVAVFMTAGTMSTSGIVAKQAHGTELSIFGQTIPAPGWYAILLLPSFIIFFIAMVGETNRAPFDLPEAESELVAGFMTEYSSLKFALFMLSEYVAMVTMSAVTTTLFLGGWRAPWPITLWEGANSGWWPMLWFFGKVIALVFVFVWLRGTLPRLRYDQFMRLGWKVLLPINLVWILVLSGLRSIEGWDPRSKVIAVGIPAGILLIATIFWPSRKPQPKQTTQEQVDNRPYGSFPLPPMDLQVPPSPRITRVVAEREPANIVAGSDSREV, encoded by the coding sequence GTGAACCCGATCGTCCTGGCCCAGGATCCGACGCTGGCCGACTTCGGCCGGGATCCGTGGTGGCTGGTGCTCGGCAAGATTGTCTTCGCGTTCGCCTTCGGGCTGCTGGCCACCCTGCTCGGTGTCTGGTTCGAGCGGCGCGTCGTCGGCTACATGCAGGTGCGGCCCGGCCCCAACCAGGTCGGCCCGTTCGGCCTGCTGCAGACCCTCGCCGACGGCCTGAAGATGGCCTTCAAGGAGGACATCCTGCCGAAGGCGGCCGACAAGGTCGTCTACTTCTTCGCCCCGACCATCTCGGTGATCTGCGCGGTCACCGCCCTGTCGGTGGTGCCGTTCGGCCCGATGGTGAGCATCTTCGGCCACCACACGCCGTTGCAGGTCACCGACGTGCCGGTGGCGGTGCTGCTGCTGCTCGCCTGCTCGTCGATGGGCGTCTACGGCATCGTGCTGGGTGGCTGGGCCTCCGGCTCGACGTACCCGCTCCTCGGCGGTCTGCGGTCGAGCGCCCAGATGATCTCCTACGAGGTCGCCATGGGGCTCAGCATCGTGGCGGTCTTCATGACCGCCGGCACGATGAGCACCAGCGGGATCGTGGCCAAGCAGGCCCACGGCACCGAGCTGTCCATCTTCGGCCAGACGATCCCGGCACCGGGCTGGTACGCGATCCTGCTGCTGCCGAGTTTCATCATCTTCTTCATCGCCATGGTCGGTGAGACCAACCGCGCGCCGTTCGACCTCCCCGAGGCCGAGTCCGAGCTGGTCGCCGGCTTCATGACCGAGTACAGCTCACTGAAGTTCGCGCTCTTCATGCTCAGTGAGTACGTCGCGATGGTGACCATGTCCGCGGTCACCACCACGCTGTTCCTGGGCGGTTGGCGGGCACCCTGGCCGATCACCCTCTGGGAGGGCGCCAACTCCGGTTGGTGGCCGATGCTCTGGTTCTTCGGCAAGGTGATCGCGCTGGTCTTCGTCTTCGTGTGGCTGCGCGGCACGCTGCCCCGGCTGCGCTACGACCAGTTCATGCGCCTCGGCTGGAAGGTGCTGCTGCCGATCAACCTGGTCTGGATCCTGGTCCTGTCGGGCCTGCGCTCCATCGAGGGTTGGGACCCCCGCAGCAAGGTGATCGCGGTCGGCATCCCGGCCGGCATCCTGCTGATCGCCACGATCTTCTGGCCGAGCCGCAAGCCGCAGCCGAAGCAGACGACGCAGGAACAGGTCGACAACCGGCCGTACGGGAGCTTCCCGCTGCCGCCGATGGATCTACAGGTACCACCGAGCCC